In a single window of the Desulfuromonas thiophila genome:
- a CDS encoding transporter substrate-binding domain-containing protein, producing the protein MPSSRPTALLLVLLFLGLTALCGCEQKGPITQLSQLEKGLFAVPTGTVADQLVLSRMPGARFVYFNSVLDAALAVKTGKADAVAYDEPILRNIAAKTGGLALLEQPITIDQYGFAVSQDNLALKQAIDAELAALRADGRYDDLLRRWLPATGSPAPMPDIALPRGQGSLRLGTAAVTEPFSFVGEAGAIVGFDIELARRVALRLGKDLEIVNLEFGALIPALLAGKVDLIGACITITDERSRKVLFSEPYYRGGISALVRQP; encoded by the coding sequence ATGCCATCGTCCCGCCCAACCGCCCTGCTGCTCGTCTTGCTGTTCCTCGGTCTCACCGCTCTGTGCGGCTGCGAACAGAAGGGACCGATCACCCAGCTGTCACAACTGGAAAAAGGTCTGTTCGCCGTACCCACCGGCACCGTCGCCGATCAGCTGGTGCTTTCGCGCATGCCCGGCGCGCGCTTTGTCTACTTCAACAGCGTGCTTGATGCCGCCCTGGCCGTCAAGACCGGCAAGGCTGATGCCGTGGCCTACGACGAACCCATTCTGCGCAACATCGCCGCCAAAACCGGCGGCCTCGCCCTGCTGGAGCAGCCGATCACCATCGATCAGTATGGTTTTGCCGTAAGCCAGGACAACCTGGCACTGAAACAGGCCATCGACGCCGAGTTGGCAGCGCTACGCGCCGATGGCCGCTACGATGATCTGCTGCGGCGCTGGCTGCCGGCAACGGGCAGCCCCGCCCCCATGCCGGACATCGCCCTGCCGCGCGGTCAGGGCAGTCTGCGGCTGGGGACCGCCGCCGTCACCGAGCCCTTCTCCTTCGTCGGTGAGGCCGGCGCCATCGTCGGCTTCGATATCGAACTGGCCCGTCGGGTCGCGCTACGGCTGGGCAAAGACCTGGAGATCGTCAATCTTGAATTCGGCGCCCTGATTCCGGCCCTGCTGGCCGGCAAGGTCGATCTGATCGGCGCCTGCATCACCATTACGGACGAACGCAGCCGCAAGGTGCTGTTTTCCGAGCCCTACTATCGCGGCGGCATCTCCGCCCTGGTGCGGCAACCCTGA
- a CDS encoding polysaccharide deacetylase family protein, with translation MGNGLWAALLLLLLLVAPVVAADPGGMDADYTRLRQRLVARFDGERPRLWAEQVPGVKTRIAANEPVIALTLDACGSPTGMGADTELIAFLERQRVPATLFINARWIEPNRALFERLAANPLFEIANHGLAHKPASVSGRSIYGLAGTANVAELVDEIELAARRLQQLTGRRPAFYRSGTAYYDEVAVQLAQALGQQVAGFSILGDRGATYSSAQVRDALLASQAGDIIIAHMNHPEAGTGQGIMAAVPLLRQRGLRFVRLSDYPLQ, from the coding sequence ATGGGAAACGGTTTGTGGGCCGCTCTGTTGCTGTTATTGCTGCTGGTGGCACCAGTCGTGGCGGCAGATCCGGGCGGGATGGATGCGGACTACACACGCCTGCGCCAGCGGCTGGTGGCGCGTTTCGATGGTGAGCGTCCGCGACTGTGGGCCGAACAGGTGCCCGGCGTTAAAACGCGCATCGCTGCCAACGAACCGGTCATAGCCCTCACGCTGGACGCCTGCGGTAGCCCGACGGGCATGGGGGCCGACACCGAACTGATCGCCTTTCTCGAACGGCAACGCGTGCCGGCCACCCTGTTCATCAATGCGCGCTGGATTGAACCGAACCGTGCCCTGTTCGAGCGTCTGGCGGCCAATCCGCTGTTTGAGATTGCCAACCACGGCCTGGCGCACAAGCCGGCCTCGGTCAGCGGCCGGAGCATCTATGGCCTGGCCGGTACCGCCAATGTGGCCGAGTTGGTGGACGAGATCGAACTGGCGGCGCGGCGCTTGCAACAGCTCACGGGCCGGCGACCGGCCTTCTACCGCAGCGGTACGGCCTATTATGACGAAGTGGCGGTCCAACTGGCGCAGGCACTGGGGCAGCAGGTGGCCGGATTCAGCATTCTGGGGGATCGTGGTGCCACCTACAGCAGCGCCCAGGTACGTGATGCCCTGCTGGCCTCCCAGGCCGGCGATATTATTATCGCCCATATGAATCACCCCGAGGCGGGCACCGGCCAGGGGATTATGGCGGCCGTGCCGTTGCTGCGGCAGCGCGGTCTGCGCTTTGTGCGGCTGTCGGATTATCCGTTGCAGTAA
- a CDS encoding STAS domain-containing protein (This anti-anti-sigma factor, or anti-sigma factor antagonist, belongs to a family that includes characterized members SpoIIAA, RsbV, RsfA, and RsfB.): protein MEIQESRHDGQLVVHVRGRLDASWAEFFQEQLLGRIRGGEHRLLLDGAGLEFLSSMGIRALMRIYKELQGVGGSFAMAGCQGMVQTTLQQSGLGQWLSSVQLPTTASTTAAATASLRLEHFELDATARLQLRQVSAWQPWQPVEDSACVELELGPDSFGVGIGAAGETLAAVRDLCGEFVAVGGAVALQPPDERGRPDCLLAQQAYVPRLHCLQALICQGQPGHLLRFRADAEQPCFGLSQLLNELFRLTPARRVGLVLIGEIEGLVGAQLIRSPGRLQACQVPDYPAIKDWLSFTGERVFAHDQAIISGLAHQPHSNGPIEAHLHAAVFPYQLLPNGRVELVPLAQRLFGGAPPRAVLHLVNDDRPATGLGESALYNGACWWSPLAEEEDKA, encoded by the coding sequence ATGGAAATACAGGAGAGCCGCCATGACGGGCAGCTGGTTGTGCATGTGCGCGGCCGCCTGGACGCATCCTGGGCGGAATTCTTTCAGGAGCAGTTGCTGGGCCGCATTCGTGGCGGCGAGCACCGTCTGCTGCTTGATGGCGCCGGACTGGAATTTCTCAGCTCCATGGGCATTCGCGCCCTGATGCGCATCTACAAGGAACTGCAGGGCGTCGGCGGCAGTTTTGCCATGGCTGGCTGTCAGGGCATGGTCCAGACCACCCTGCAGCAATCGGGGCTGGGCCAGTGGCTCAGTTCCGTGCAACTGCCGACGACGGCTTCGACCACCGCAGCCGCAACCGCCAGCCTTCGGCTGGAGCATTTTGAGCTGGATGCGACGGCCCGCCTGCAGCTGCGGCAGGTATCGGCCTGGCAGCCGTGGCAGCCGGTGGAGGATAGCGCCTGTGTTGAGCTGGAACTGGGGCCGGACAGCTTTGGTGTGGGGATCGGCGCCGCCGGCGAAACCTTGGCGGCGGTGCGTGATCTGTGCGGTGAATTCGTTGCCGTTGGCGGCGCTGTCGCCCTGCAGCCGCCCGATGAACGCGGCCGGCCCGACTGTCTGCTGGCCCAGCAGGCCTATGTGCCGCGGCTGCACTGCCTGCAGGCGCTGATCTGCCAGGGGCAACCCGGTCATCTGCTGCGCTTTCGCGCCGATGCCGAGCAACCCTGCTTTGGTCTGTCGCAACTGCTGAACGAACTGTTCCGGCTGACGCCGGCGCGGCGTGTCGGGCTGGTGTTGATCGGTGAAATCGAGGGACTGGTGGGTGCCCAGCTGATCCGGTCACCGGGGCGGTTGCAGGCCTGCCAGGTGCCGGACTACCCGGCCATCAAGGACTGGCTGAGCTTCACCGGCGAGCGGGTGTTCGCCCATGACCAGGCGATTATCAGTGGCCTGGCCCACCAACCGCACAGCAATGGTCCGATCGAGGCCCATCTGCACGCGGCGGTTTTTCCCTATCAGCTGCTGCCGAATGGCCGGGTGGAACTGGTGCCGTTGGCGCAGCGCCTGTTCGGTGGCGCGCCGCCCCGTGCGGTGCTGCATCTGGTGAATGACGACCGGCCGGCGACCGGTCTGGGCGAAAGCGCCCTCTACAACGGCGCCTGCTGGTGGTCGCCGCTGGCGGAAGAGGAGGACAAGGCATGA
- a CDS encoding ABC transporter permease, translating into MSLVVGALTMGLILALLSLGMLISFRMIRFTDITVDGSITLGAAITAVCLVNGFSPWLAVLLALAGGALAGAITGLLHTRCRIQELLSGILVMTALYSINLRIMGRSNIPLLDVASISAGPQRLLQGLGLPEKVNLAGWLVPVGDVAVFLSSLLVCGLVALALRYFLLTHFGTALRAAGNNPQMARAQGIHHQSLVVFSLALSNALVALAGALLAQYQGFADVQMGIGMMVWGLASIIIGEALVRHNGIGLLITGTILGTVLFRLLIAIALRWGLNPNDLKLVTALFVFVALVAPMLAGRLKKRLAAGGRHV; encoded by the coding sequence ATGAGTCTGGTTGTCGGAGCCCTGACCATGGGGCTGATTCTGGCGCTGCTGTCTTTGGGAATGCTGATCAGCTTCCGTATGATCCGCTTTACCGATATTACCGTCGATGGTTCCATCACCCTGGGCGCGGCCATTACAGCGGTCTGCTTGGTGAACGGTTTCAGCCCCTGGCTGGCCGTACTGCTGGCGTTGGCCGGTGGCGCCCTGGCCGGTGCCATCACCGGCCTGCTGCATACCCGCTGCCGTATTCAGGAGCTGCTCTCCGGTATTTTGGTGATGACGGCGTTGTATTCCATTAATCTGCGTATCATGGGCCGCAGCAACATTCCGCTGCTGGATGTGGCCAGTATCTCGGCCGGTCCCCAGCGGCTGTTGCAGGGATTGGGGCTGCCGGAGAAGGTCAATCTGGCCGGCTGGCTGGTACCTGTCGGCGATGTGGCCGTGTTTCTCAGCAGCTTGCTGGTCTGTGGTCTGGTGGCACTGGCGCTGCGCTACTTTCTGCTGACCCATTTCGGCACCGCTTTGCGGGCGGCGGGCAACAACCCGCAGATGGCGCGTGCCCAGGGCATTCATCACCAGAGCCTGGTGGTGTTCAGTCTGGCCCTGTCCAACGCGCTGGTGGCCCTGGCCGGTGCCCTGCTGGCCCAGTATCAGGGCTTTGCCGATGTGCAGATGGGGATTGGCATGATGGTTTGGGGCCTGGCCAGCATCATTATCGGTGAAGCGCTGGTGCGCCATAACGGCATCGGCCTGTTGATTACCGGCACCATCCTCGGCACCGTGCTGTTTCGTCTGCTGATCGCCATTGCCCTGCGCTGGGGACTCAATCCCAACGATCTGAAACTGGTGACGGCCCTGTTTGTTTTTGTTGCCCTGGTTGCGCCCATGCTGGCGGGCCGGCTGAAGAAACGCCTTGCTGCCGGAGGTCGCCATGTCTGA
- a CDS encoding ABC transporter ATP-binding protein, translating into MSDVLLEVRDLRKTFFPATVNEVRALQGVNFSLADGEFAAIIGTNGSGKSTVLNAIAGTFLPDAGAIVLDGQEISRWPEHRRAGTIGRVFQNPFAGTAAEMSIAENIVLAMRRGRRRGLGLALSRSIRDEIGERVRALNMGLEDRLDNPIGTLSGGQRQALTLLMATWCRPRLLLLDEHTAALDPKSAAKVAELTSEIIARDKLAALMVTHSMQQAVTMPDRILMMHRGQLVEDYRAEQKKRVRIPDLMAAFDRVTKRERFDATAAEMLLRQYG; encoded by the coding sequence ATGTCTGATGTCCTGCTGGAAGTCCGTGATCTGCGTAAAACCTTTTTCCCCGCCACTGTCAACGAGGTGCGCGCCCTGCAAGGTGTGAACTTCAGCCTGGCCGATGGCGAGTTCGCCGCCATTATCGGTACCAACGGTTCCGGCAAGAGCACGGTACTCAACGCCATCGCCGGCACCTTTCTGCCCGACGCCGGCGCCATTGTCCTCGATGGTCAAGAGATCAGCCGCTGGCCTGAACACCGGCGGGCCGGCACCATCGGGCGGGTGTTCCAGAACCCCTTTGCCGGCACCGCCGCCGAGATGAGCATTGCCGAAAATATTGTTCTGGCCATGCGGCGGGGCCGGCGGCGCGGGCTGGGCCTGGCGCTGAGCCGCTCGATCCGTGACGAGATCGGCGAGCGGGTGCGGGCGCTGAACATGGGACTGGAGGACCGGCTCGACAACCCCATCGGCACCCTGTCGGGAGGTCAGCGTCAGGCGCTGACCCTGCTGATGGCCACCTGGTGCCGGCCGCGCCTGCTGCTGCTTGATGAGCATACGGCGGCCCTTGACCCGAAAAGCGCCGCCAAGGTGGCCGAGCTGACCAGTGAAATCATTGCCCGCGACAAACTGGCTGCCCTCATGGTGACCCATTCGATGCAGCAGGCCGTTACCATGCCCGACAGGATTCTGATGATGCATCGTGGCCAGTTGGTGGAGGATTACCGGGCAGAGCAGAAAAAACGCGTGCGTATCCCCGACCTGATGGCCGCTTTCGACCGGGTGACCAAGCGCGAGCGTTTCGATGCCACCGCAGCGGAGATGCTGTTGCGGCAATACGGTTGA
- a CDS encoding SpoIIE family protein phosphatase produces MAFIKRSLFLRLALLILGGAGLVLLALISLNHFDMRRQLLADQRQLYHTLADAAAARFDLNLQQVQQVVEEAAILFAHQPRTRLGAVNLLEQILRRHPELYGSAIALAPQQDTVDAGFRILYSWRAADGISTIDRSNPQQDYQSDWFYLPEQLRRPVWTDPYFDADVQTLMVTYCVPVLVDDQLVAVITGDLSLAGLRQRLGALELGSQGQPMLVSQFDRIILHPRSDWEHRETLHSLIEAAASDRDRASLEQLRNALRQPEGGLRFLQIGNERPAWLYFATANLTGWKIGFIIPEQQILAPVVVLAIKTTLISLAGLLLLLLPAFTIARTITRPLQKLCGCAEQLAGGNFAAPLPAERRSDEIGRLIDAFGQMRVDLQNHIQQLTATTAEKEKIASELAIARDIQHSILPKLFPPFPQRAGLDLYALLESAREVGGDLYDFALLDDDRLYLCIGDVSGKGVPASLFMAVGKTLLKSTMQTLQDPARTLEHVNNELAQGNDSCMFITAFCALFDLRSRELLYANAGHNPPVIIEEGQTRLLEAASCPPLAALEGLSYHNQRLTLADGARLLLYTDGVTEAMNPQQQLFGEAQLCQLLQSQPARTAEGCVSSIARAIRQFANGAEQSDDITLLCLSYRDHAAAGETCGHNNQSPTSLLVLTNHLSELPRLVAWLEELQRKLAWPLEVLQQLNLVLEEWLVNVISYAFDDTQLHEIELRLWHRPNQIRLEVCDDGRPFDPTAQPEPDLSLPIEQRPIGGLGLHFILNSLDEVRYQRQGGRNQVCFVKQLTTTVNS; encoded by the coding sequence ATGGCCTTCATTAAGCGTTCACTCTTTCTACGCCTGGCGCTGCTGATTCTGGGCGGCGCCGGTCTGGTGCTGCTGGCCCTGATCAGCCTCAACCATTTTGACATGCGCCGGCAACTGCTGGCCGATCAGCGCCAGCTCTACCATACCCTGGCCGATGCGGCCGCCGCCCGCTTCGATCTGAACCTGCAGCAGGTGCAACAGGTAGTGGAAGAAGCCGCCATCCTTTTCGCCCACCAACCGCGCACCCGGCTGGGTGCCGTGAACCTGCTGGAACAGATTCTGCGCCGCCATCCCGAACTGTACGGCAGCGCCATTGCCCTGGCGCCGCAGCAGGATACGGTCGACGCCGGCTTCCGCATTCTCTACAGCTGGCGCGCGGCCGACGGCATCAGCACCATCGACCGCAGCAACCCGCAGCAGGACTACCAGAGCGACTGGTTCTACCTGCCCGAACAGCTGCGCCGGCCGGTATGGACCGACCCCTACTTCGATGCCGATGTACAGACCCTGATGGTGACCTATTGCGTCCCCGTGCTGGTCGACGATCAGTTGGTGGCAGTCATCACCGGCGATCTGTCGCTGGCGGGACTGCGCCAGCGCCTTGGCGCCCTGGAACTGGGCAGCCAGGGCCAACCCATGCTGGTTTCCCAGTTCGACCGCATCATCCTCCATCCCCGCTCGGACTGGGAACACCGTGAAACCCTCCACAGCCTGATTGAGGCCGCCGCCAGCGACCGCGACCGCGCCAGCCTCGAACAGCTGCGCAATGCCCTGCGCCAGCCGGAAGGAGGCCTGCGCTTTTTACAGATTGGCAACGAACGGCCGGCCTGGCTCTATTTTGCCACCGCCAACCTGACCGGCTGGAAGATCGGCTTTATCATTCCCGAACAGCAGATCCTCGCGCCAGTGGTCGTGCTGGCCATCAAAACCACCCTGATCAGCCTGGCCGGCCTGCTGCTGTTGCTGCTGCCAGCCTTCACCATCGCCCGCACCATCACCCGGCCACTGCAGAAGCTGTGCGGCTGCGCCGAACAGCTGGCCGGCGGCAATTTCGCCGCGCCACTGCCGGCTGAGCGACGCAGTGACGAGATCGGCCGCCTGATCGATGCCTTCGGTCAAATGCGCGTTGATCTGCAAAACCACATTCAGCAGCTGACCGCCACCACCGCCGAAAAGGAAAAAATTGCCAGCGAACTGGCCATCGCCCGCGACATTCAGCACAGCATTCTGCCCAAGCTGTTCCCGCCCTTTCCCCAGCGCGCCGGTCTCGACCTGTATGCCCTGCTCGAATCCGCCCGCGAGGTCGGCGGCGACCTGTACGACTTCGCCCTGCTCGATGATGATCGCCTGTATCTGTGCATTGGCGATGTTTCCGGCAAGGGCGTGCCAGCCTCGCTGTTCATGGCCGTCGGCAAGACCCTGCTCAAATCCACCATGCAGACGCTGCAAGACCCGGCCCGCACCCTGGAGCATGTCAACAATGAACTGGCCCAGGGCAACGACAGCTGCATGTTCATCACCGCCTTCTGCGCCCTGTTCGACCTGCGCAGCCGCGAACTGCTCTACGCCAACGCCGGCCATAATCCGCCGGTCATCATCGAAGAAGGCCAGACACGCCTGCTGGAGGCGGCCAGCTGCCCACCGCTGGCAGCGCTGGAAGGCCTGTCCTACCACAACCAGCGCCTGACCCTGGCCGATGGCGCCCGGCTGCTGCTCTACACCGATGGCGTAACCGAGGCCATGAACCCGCAACAGCAGCTGTTCGGCGAAGCGCAGCTGTGCCAGCTGCTGCAAAGCCAGCCGGCCCGCACCGCCGAGGGCTGTGTCAGCAGCATTGCCCGCGCCATCCGCCAGTTTGCCAATGGCGCCGAGCAGTCGGACGATATCACCCTGCTGTGCCTGTCGTACCGCGACCATGCAGCGGCTGGCGAGACTTGCGGCCACAATAACCAATCCCCCACCAGCCTGCTGGTCCTGACCAATCATCTGTCGGAACTGCCCCGACTGGTGGCCTGGCTGGAGGAACTGCAACGCAAACTGGCCTGGCCGCTGGAGGTGCTGCAACAACTCAACCTGGTGCTGGAGGAATGGCTGGTGAATGTGATCAGCTACGCCTTCGATGATACCCAGCTGCACGAAATCGAGCTACGCCTGTGGCATCGTCCCAACCAGATCCGCCTGGAGGTATGCGACGACGGGAGGCCCTTCGATCCCACCGCCCAGCCAGAGCCGGATCTGAGCCTGCCCATTGAACAACGCCCCATTGGCGGACTGGGGCTGCATTTCATCCTCAACAGCCTCGACGAGGTGCGCTACCAACGCCAGGGCGGCCGCAACCAGGTCTGCTTCGTCAAACAGCTGACAACAACCGTCAACAGCTGA
- a CDS encoding ABC transporter substrate-binding protein, with product MFTSSRRPAPLIALLLAILLPATLFWATPLQAAQPLRLVLQWEHQAQFAGYYVAQELGYYAEEGLQVEIVPGGPAIDAPTLVENGEADFCSAMLAPVLARQAETAVDAERGLVLLLQLINRSTLTLVAWKNGADGHSPIHSIADLDGRRVSLWPAFATAYHQFFARQGVRPQVVPQHYSLSLFLRRGVDACSAMLYNEYHSLLQQGVNREELSLFDFHALGFYLPEDGLYCRRGFYQQQPQRCAAFARASLRGWQTARQQPQLALDLVMRQVEAANLPVNRAHMAWMLQQVLQAIFAPEDQSWPTGRLRPEDYTGAGTLLGLSGRLPSYDDFVTPEARHGLH from the coding sequence ATGTTCACATCTTCTCGCAGACCGGCGCCGCTGATCGCCCTGCTGCTGGCCATCCTGCTGCCGGCAACCCTGTTCTGGGCCACACCGCTGCAGGCGGCGCAACCCCTGCGGCTGGTGCTGCAGTGGGAGCATCAGGCCCAGTTCGCCGGCTACTATGTGGCGCAGGAGCTGGGCTATTACGCCGAAGAAGGTCTGCAGGTCGAGATTGTTCCCGGCGGTCCGGCCATTGATGCCCCCACCCTGGTCGAAAACGGTGAAGCCGACTTCTGCAGCGCCATGCTGGCGCCGGTGCTGGCCCGCCAGGCCGAAACAGCGGTCGATGCCGAGCGGGGGCTGGTGCTGCTGCTGCAGTTGATCAATCGCTCAACCCTCACCCTGGTGGCCTGGAAAAACGGCGCCGACGGTCACAGCCCCATTCACAGCATTGCCGATCTGGATGGCCGCCGTGTCAGTTTGTGGCCAGCCTTCGCCACCGCCTATCACCAGTTTTTTGCCCGCCAGGGCGTCAGACCGCAGGTGGTGCCGCAGCACTACAGCCTGTCGCTGTTCTTGCGGCGGGGCGTCGACGCCTGCAGCGCCATGCTCTACAACGAGTATCACAGCCTGCTGCAGCAGGGCGTCAACCGCGAGGAACTGAGCCTGTTCGATTTTCACGCTCTGGGCTTTTATCTGCCGGAAGATGGTCTGTACTGCCGGCGCGGTTTTTACCAGCAGCAGCCGCAGCGCTGTGCTGCCTTTGCCCGCGCCAGCCTGCGGGGCTGGCAGACCGCCCGTCAGCAGCCGCAGCTAGCTCTTGATCTGGTGATGCGCCAGGTCGAGGCTGCCAACCTGCCGGTGAACCGCGCCCACATGGCCTGGATGCTGCAGCAGGTTTTGCAGGCCATCTTTGCGCCAGAGGATCAGTCCTGGCCGACAGGCCGACTGCGGCCAGAGGATTATACCGGCGCCGGCACGCTGCTGGGTCTGAGCGGCCGCCTGCCCTCTTATGACGATTTCGTCACCCCGGAGGCCCGCCATGGCCTTCATTAA
- a CDS encoding STAS domain-containing protein yields MTVFDLPARLDATNAPAIEQQLLRLIQTDKPALLVCNFAATDYISSAGLRILLLAAKTLRQQGAELQLRQMQPAVADVFRLAGLHGVLNIQN; encoded by the coding sequence ATGACCGTCTTCGATCTGCCCGCCCGCCTTGACGCCACCAACGCTCCGGCCATCGAACAGCAGCTGCTGCGCCTGATCCAGACCGACAAGCCCGCGCTGCTGGTGTGCAATTTTGCCGCCACCGACTATATCTCCAGCGCCGGCCTGCGAATTCTGCTGCTGGCGGCAAAAACCCTGCGCCAGCAGGGTGCCGAACTGCAGCTGCGGCAAATGCAACCGGCGGTAGCCGATGTGTTCCGGCTGGCCGGGCTGCACGGCGTTCTCAACATCCAGAACTGA